A portion of the Kineococcus endophyticus genome contains these proteins:
- the nhaA gene encoding Na+/H+ antiporter NhaA: MTPPPTTPTPRRTLFSRGSWTETQRVAEVLRKETVGGLLLLVGTVVALVWANSPASGSYAGLRDLVVGPHALHLDLSLGQWAADGLLAVFFFIAGLELKREFVAGDLRDPRRAVVPVVAAVGGMAVPALLFALVTAGDGDATRGWAIPTATDIAFAVAVLAVISTHLPSALRTFLLTLAVVDDLLAITIIAVFYTDQLSVGPLLGALAAVAVFGVLVQRRVRTWWLLVPLAVVAWALMHASGVHATVAGVLLGFTVPVVRSQAAGGPEAGPGLAEHFEHRWRPLSAGFAVPVFAFFSAGVTVGGFSGLVESLQDRVALGIVAGLVVGKTVGILGATALVCRFTRARLDSSLSWWDVLGAAMLGGIGFTVSLLIGELAFGAGSLRDEHVKVGVLTGSLVAAALATVVLRLRNRTYKRLHELEQVDEDGDGIPDVYQQRPAG, translated from the coding sequence GTGACTCCGCCCCCCACCACCCCCACGCCCCGCCGCACCCTCTTCTCCCGGGGCTCCTGGACCGAGACGCAGCGCGTCGCCGAGGTGCTGCGCAAGGAGACCGTCGGTGGGCTGCTGCTGCTCGTCGGGACCGTGGTGGCGCTGGTCTGGGCCAACTCCCCCGCCTCCGGTTCCTACGCGGGACTGCGCGACCTCGTCGTCGGCCCCCACGCCCTGCACCTGGACCTCTCGCTCGGCCAGTGGGCCGCCGACGGCCTGCTGGCGGTCTTCTTCTTCATCGCCGGCCTCGAGCTCAAGCGGGAGTTCGTCGCGGGTGACCTGCGCGACCCCCGGCGAGCGGTCGTGCCCGTCGTCGCCGCGGTCGGCGGCATGGCTGTCCCCGCGCTGCTCTTCGCGCTCGTGACCGCGGGTGACGGGGACGCGACGAGGGGCTGGGCGATCCCGACCGCGACGGACATCGCGTTCGCCGTGGCGGTCCTCGCCGTCATCAGCACCCACCTGCCGTCGGCGCTGCGCACGTTCCTGCTCACCCTGGCCGTCGTCGACGACCTGCTCGCCATCACGATCATCGCCGTCTTCTACACCGACCAGCTCTCCGTCGGGCCGCTGCTGGGGGCGCTGGCCGCCGTCGCCGTCTTCGGGGTGCTCGTGCAACGACGAGTGCGCACGTGGTGGCTGCTCGTCCCGCTGGCCGTCGTGGCCTGGGCCCTCATGCACGCCTCGGGGGTGCACGCCACGGTCGCCGGGGTGCTGCTCGGCTTCACCGTGCCCGTGGTCCGCTCCCAGGCGGCGGGCGGGCCGGAGGCCGGTCCCGGGCTGGCCGAGCACTTCGAGCACCGCTGGCGTCCGCTGTCGGCCGGCTTCGCGGTGCCGGTCTTCGCCTTCTTCTCGGCGGGGGTCACGGTCGGCGGGTTCTCCGGCCTCGTCGAGTCCCTGCAGGACCGCGTCGCGCTGGGCATCGTCGCCGGGCTCGTCGTCGGCAAGACCGTGGGCATCCTCGGCGCGACGGCGCTGGTCTGCCGCTTCACCCGCGCGCGGCTCGACAGCTCCCTGTCGTGGTGGGACGTCCTGGGCGCTGCCATGCTCGGCGGCATCGGGTTCACCGTCTCGCTGCTGATCGGCGAGCTGGCGTTCGGCGCGGGGAGCCTGCGGGACGAGCACGTCAAGGTCGGGGTGCTCACCGGGTCGCTGGTGGCCGCGGCCCTGGCGACCGTCGTCCTGCGGCTGCGCAACCGCACCTACAAGCGGCTGCACGAGCTGGAGCAGGTCGACGAGGACGGCGACGGGATCCCGGACGTCTACCAGCAGCGCCCCGCGGGCTGA
- a CDS encoding IclR family transcriptional regulator, whose product MTGTPDARTSPVQSVDRAVTVLEVLAELGEGGVTEIAQRLEVHKSTAFRLVTALEARGLVEQVGDRGKYRLGMAVVRLAGAVTDQLDVTRRSRAACEELAATTGETVNIALADGDAALNVDQVRGASSVVTHNWIGERTPLHATSSGKVLMAFCAPVRAAGTAGRLRRYTDATTTRRRDLEEQLDKIAVDGFATTTEELEVGLNAVAAPVRGADGEVLAALSVSGPSYRLTADRLCEITPAVVAAADRASAALGWRA is encoded by the coding sequence ATGACCGGCACCCCCGACGCGCGCACCTCCCCGGTGCAGTCCGTCGACCGGGCCGTGACGGTCCTGGAGGTCCTCGCCGAGCTCGGGGAGGGCGGCGTCACCGAGATCGCCCAGCGGCTCGAGGTCCACAAGTCGACCGCCTTCCGCCTCGTCACGGCCCTGGAGGCGCGCGGACTGGTCGAGCAGGTCGGCGACCGCGGCAAGTACCGCCTCGGCATGGCCGTCGTCCGGCTCGCCGGCGCCGTGACCGACCAGCTCGACGTCACGCGGCGCTCGCGGGCGGCCTGCGAGGAGCTCGCGGCGACGACCGGGGAGACGGTGAACATCGCCCTCGCCGACGGCGACGCGGCGCTCAACGTCGACCAGGTCCGCGGCGCGTCGTCCGTCGTCACGCACAACTGGATCGGGGAGCGCACGCCCCTGCACGCCACGTCCAGCGGCAAGGTCCTCATGGCGTTCTGCGCCCCGGTGCGAGCGGCCGGCACGGCCGGCCGGCTGCGCCGGTACACGGACGCGACGACGACCCGACGTCGCGACCTCGAGGAGCAGCTCGACAAGATCGCCGTCGACGGGTTCGCCACCACGACGGAGGAGCTCGAGGTCGGGCTCAACGCCGTCGCGGCCCCCGTGCGGGGGGCCGACGGCGAGGTCCTGGCGGCGCTCAGCGTGTCGGGGCCGTCCTACCGCCTCACCGCCGACCGGCTGTGCGAGATCACGCCGGCCGTGGTGGCGGCCGCCGACCGCGCCTCGGCCGCCCTCGGCTGGCGCGCCTGA
- a CDS encoding GntR family transcriptional regulator: MSAPTTTHAGQETSPAARSLADVAYERLRDRLVVLDIRPGEPLNDDLLAKEFGVGRTPVREALKRLEVDRLVVAYPRRGTFATTVDMTDLGHISEVRRALEPAAAAAAARRAGPAAREEMRALARTVATLHAAVDGGDLTQRELMEHDVDVHRSIYRHSQNPYLQDVLVRLDNLATRIWCLVLDRLPDFAGHVGEHVELLEAIVAGDADRAAELALAHVTGFEESVRQVL, encoded by the coding sequence GTGAGCGCACCGACGACCACGCACGCGGGTCAGGAGACCTCCCCCGCGGCCCGGTCACTGGCGGACGTGGCCTACGAACGCCTGCGGGACCGGCTCGTGGTGCTCGACATCCGGCCGGGCGAGCCGCTCAACGACGACCTGCTGGCCAAGGAGTTCGGCGTCGGGCGCACCCCCGTCCGCGAGGCCCTCAAGCGCCTCGAGGTGGACCGGCTCGTCGTGGCCTACCCGCGCCGCGGGACCTTCGCCACGACCGTCGACATGACCGACCTGGGCCACATCTCCGAGGTCCGGCGTGCGCTCGAACCGGCGGCCGCGGCGGCCGCCGCCCGCCGCGCCGGACCCGCGGCGCGCGAGGAGATGCGCGCGCTGGCCCGCACGGTGGCGACGCTGCACGCGGCCGTCGACGGCGGCGACCTCACCCAGCGCGAGCTCATGGAGCACGACGTCGACGTGCACCGCAGCATCTACCGGCACAGCCAGAACCCCTACCTGCAGGACGTGCTCGTCCGGCTCGACAACCTCGCCACGCGCATCTGGTGCCTCGTCCTGGACCGGCTGCCGGACTTCGCCGGGCACGTCGGTGAGCACGTGGAGCTGCTCGAGGCGATCGTCGCGGGCGACGCCGACCGCGCGGCCGAGCTCGCCCTCGCCCACGTCACGGGCTTCGAGGAGTCGGTCCGTCAGGTCCTCTGA
- a CDS encoding Lrp/AsnC family transcriptional regulator, translating to MSSVRRLDSIDARILLALDEDPRATVLGLSRQLGLARGTVQAHLERLESDGVLHRFSRRLAPAALGFSVSAFVMIEIHQGQQEDTLRRLRETPEVLEVHGITGDGDLMCRIVARDADDLYRVGQEVLSIPGVVRTRTSLAMRELVPYRVDPLLTDLAD from the coding sequence ATGTCGTCCGTGCGCCGCCTCGACTCCATCGATGCCCGGATCCTCCTCGCGCTGGACGAGGACCCGCGCGCGACCGTGCTCGGCCTGTCGCGCCAGCTCGGCCTGGCCCGCGGCACCGTCCAGGCCCACCTGGAACGGCTGGAGTCCGACGGTGTGCTGCACCGGTTCTCCCGGCGGCTCGCGCCCGCGGCCCTGGGCTTCTCGGTCTCGGCGTTCGTCATGATCGAGATCCACCAGGGCCAGCAGGAGGACACCCTGCGCCGGCTGCGCGAGACCCCCGAGGTCCTCGAGGTGCACGGCATCACCGGCGACGGCGACCTCATGTGCCGCATCGTCGCCCGGGACGCCGACGACCTCTACCGCGTCGGCCAGGAGGTCCTGTCCATCCCCGGGGTCGTCCGGACGAGGACCTCCCTGGCCATGCGCGAACTGGTCCCCTACCGGGTGGACCCGCTGCTCACCGACCTCGCGGACTGA